The following are encoded together in the Streptomyces asoensis genome:
- a CDS encoding metallophosphoesterase has protein sequence MHARYGVPLSIAAAGAAGLVYAAGFEARSFRLRRVTVPVLPAGMRSLRVLQVSDIHMVGGQRKKQRWLRSLAGLRPDFVINTGDNLSDPEAVPEVLDSLGPLMEFPGAYVFGSNDYYGPTLRNPARYLFEKVQGRHGLNGNPPAVGVVHNPWEDLRDGFDAAGWLNLTNTRGVLKVEGVSVELTGVDDPHIKRDRYARVAGGPSASSDFSMGVVHAPYLRVLDAYTADGYPLVLAGHTHGGQLCIPFYGALVTNCDLDTDRVKGLSTHTAEGLTSYLHVSAGCGTSRYTPVRFACPPEVTLLTLVAKE, from the coding sequence ATGCACGCGCGATACGGAGTACCACTGTCCATTGCGGCGGCCGGCGCCGCCGGCCTGGTGTACGCGGCGGGTTTCGAAGCCCGCTCCTTCCGCCTGCGACGGGTGACGGTCCCCGTCCTGCCGGCCGGCATGCGCTCCCTGCGCGTACTCCAGGTCTCCGACATCCACATGGTCGGCGGCCAGCGCAAGAAGCAGCGCTGGCTGCGCTCCCTGGCCGGTCTGCGCCCCGACTTCGTGATCAACACGGGCGACAACCTGTCCGACCCGGAGGCCGTGCCCGAGGTCCTCGACTCGCTCGGCCCGCTGATGGAGTTTCCGGGCGCGTACGTCTTCGGCTCGAACGACTACTACGGCCCCACACTGCGCAACCCGGCCCGCTACCTCTTCGAGAAGGTCCAGGGCCGCCACGGACTGAACGGCAACCCACCCGCCGTCGGTGTGGTCCACAACCCGTGGGAGGACCTGCGCGACGGGTTCGACGCGGCGGGCTGGCTGAACCTGACGAACACCCGGGGGGTCCTGAAGGTCGAGGGCGTGTCGGTCGAGCTGACCGGCGTGGACGATCCGCACATCAAGCGCGACCGGTACGCGCGCGTGGCGGGCGGCCCGTCGGCCTCGTCGGACTTCTCGATGGGCGTGGTGCACGCGCCGTACCTGCGGGTCCTCGACGCCTACACGGCGGACGGCTACCCCCTGGTCCTGGCCGGCCACACCCACGGCGGCCAGCTCTGCATCCCCTTCTACGGCGCCCTGGTCACCAACTGCGACCTGGACACCGACCGGGTCAAGGGCCTGTCCACGCACACGGCGGAGGGGCTCACGTCCTACCTGCACGTGTCCGCGGGATGCGGA
- a CDS encoding GatB/YqeY domain-containing protein, whose amino-acid sequence MTTLKSKLQEDLNAAIRERDELRSSTLRLTLTAITKEEVAGKEKRELSDDEVLKVITKEAKKRREAADAFAQGGRAESAERETAEGELLATYLPKQLSEDELNEIVAQAVAEAKAAGAEGPRAMGAVMKIVNPKVAGLAEGGRVAAVVKKLLAG is encoded by the coding sequence ATGACCACGCTCAAGTCGAAGCTTCAGGAAGACCTCAACGCCGCCATCAGGGAGCGCGACGAGCTCCGCTCCTCGACGCTCCGGCTCACGCTCACCGCGATCACCAAGGAGGAGGTCGCGGGCAAGGAGAAGCGCGAGCTCTCCGACGACGAGGTCCTCAAGGTGATCACCAAGGAGGCGAAGAAGCGCCGCGAGGCCGCGGACGCCTTCGCCCAGGGCGGTCGGGCCGAGTCGGCCGAGCGGGAGACGGCGGAGGGCGAGCTGCTCGCCACCTACCTGCCCAAGCAGCTCAGCGAGGACGAGCTGAACGAGATCGTCGCCCAGGCCGTCGCCGAGGCGAAGGCGGCCGGTGCGGAGGGTCCGCGGGCGATGGGCGCCGTCATGAAGATCGTCAACCCGAAGGTGGCCGGTCTGGCCGAGGGCGGCCGGGTCGCCGCGGTCGTCAAGAAGCTGCTGGCGGGCTGA